The genomic region TTATGTACTGGCATTAACGAAAATAAAAATCCTTGATATATTATTCTTTATTGCTTTATTGGGTGGAATAGCGGTTCCTGTAGGGCATATAACTCTTAGAATATTAACAGCGCCAATTAGAAGAAAAAGAAGGGAGGGAAAATAATGAAAAAGATATATCTTCATCCATTACCTGTAAGAATCTGGCATTGGATAAATGCAATAGGTTTTATTATTCTAATACTAACCGGAGCCCAAATAAGATTTGTGGATTCAATGGGATTGATGAGCTTTGAAACAGCTGTTCAGATTCATAGCTGGCTTGGTTTTATACTGCTTGCAAACTATTTTATCTGGCTTCTTTACTATCTCTTTTCAGGTAAACTGTTCAAAATATACATTCCACCATTCTGGAAACCACTGGAGTTTATAAAAAATTCAATAAGACAGGCAAAATATTATGGATATGGTATTATGGTGGGAGATAAAAATCCCCATCATCCTACACCGGAAAATAAATTCAATCCAATGCAACAGATTTCTTATTTAATGATTATGGTTGTATTAATTCCTGTTCAGATTCTAACAGGATTGATTTTGTGGGATCCTCAACTATTTGGTTTTTTAGCTGGAATAATAGGAGGAATTCAGATTGCCACTCTCATTCACACTGGATTATGGATTTTCTTCAGCGCCTTTATAATTGTTCACTTCTATCTTGCTACTCTTGGACATACTCCAATGGCGCATATTAAGGCAATGTTTACAGGTTATGAAGAAGAACATGAGGAGCACTAATAAAAAAGCTTGAAACTGAAAGGAGGTGATTAAGATTGAAGTCTAAAAAAGGGTTAATGGTTCTAACTGCAGTTGTCTTTTTATTCGCAATCTCCTTTGTATATGCTCAGCCTCAAGATGTCTACGATCTGAAAATTGAAGGTGGAAAATTTCCACCAGTAAATTTTTCCCATGCTAAACACTCTACAGATTACAAGGTAGACTGTAAAGTATGTCATCACAAAGAAGCGGATCCAAAGGTAAAAGCTCAGAAATGCACAGATTGCCACGATCCAGCAGAAGTGAAAAATGGAGCTCCAAAAGCTATGGATGCCTATCATAAGAACTGCATAGAGTGTCATAAAAAAGAAGTTGAAGCTGGTAAAACTGCTCCAACAAAATGTAATGAATGCCATAAGAGAGGATAATTCTGTATTCATTTTTAAGCCGGGGAATAATATATCTCCGGCTTTTTTATAAGAAAAGCCATGGAAAAATTCAAAAAATTTATTGGAAAGACCTTTAAATTAGAAACAATTAAGAATCAAGAATTTTTAGAGAGTCTTTCAATTTGCTGTCAAAATCTTCCTGATAAAATAGAAGAATTTGAAGAGATTGAATTTTTAGTGGATGATATAGTTATGTGCATTGCTGTGCTTGAAGGAAAAATCAAAAGAATAATGCTCGTTAAGGTAAACAAAGAGTCTCCCGATGAATGTGCACCTCTTACAAAGGAAGAACTTGAAGATTTCTTAAAAAAAAACGAAGAAAAGCTTCTAAAATTCTTTGAAAATATTACAGAATAATGCTAAAATAAAGAATTGGAGAGGTGCCGGAGTGGCCGAACGGGCGCGACTGGAAATCGCGTGTGGGGTCTAAAAGCTCCACCGAGGGTTCAAATCCCTCCCTCTCCGTTTATTTTATTTCAGGAGGAAATGTAAATGAAAGTTGTAGCCTTTAATGGAAGTCCGAGAAAAAATGGAAATACTTATCATGCCATTAAAATGGTATCAGAAGAGCTTAAAAAAGAAAAAATAAAAGTGGAAATAATTCATGTTGATAATAAAAATATAAGAGGTTGCATTGCCTGTTATAAATGTGCACAAAATAAGAATGAAAAATGTGCTATTGATGATGAGGTTAATGAATGGATCCAGAAAATAGAAGGAATCCGATATCTAATTACTGGAATGTAATCTTTGGAATGAATCCTGGAGAAGTTTTAAAGGATGAGGAAGGAATGCAGATAATGAGAATACTCGGTAAAAATATGGCTTGGACATTAAAACTAATTGAAAATGGAAAGGATAAAATTATTAAGCCTGAGAGAGAAGCAAAAATATACACTAATTTTATAAGAGATAACTTTTTAATCTCTTTTTTGAAAAAAATTCAATGCATCAACTAATTGTTTTTTATTGCCAATGTAAATTATTATATCACCTTCCTTTAAAATAAAATCCGCAGAAGGGTTTAGAATTGTTTCTTCTCCTCTTTGAATAGCGATTACTGTAACTTTTGCCCTGTGTCTTATATTAAGAGATTTTAAGGAATGTCCTACCAACCATGAATCTTTTTCTATCAAAAAACTATCCATATCAAGTCCTTCAAAAATAACACATTCAATTGCTGCACGGGTTTTGGGTATGTCATTGAGACGTAAAATTTCATATCCTTCGGCTCGTATTTTTTCTATCATCTGTAATATTTGATTTCTCGGCACACCGAAGCGATGAAGCACTCTTGCAAAAATTTCCAGAGATGTCTCAAACTCTTCAGGAATAACTTCATCTGCCCCAAGTTTTTTTAGTTCTTCAATTTCAGTTATGAATCTTGTTCTTACTATTATATGAATTTTCTGATTTAATGTTTTTGCAATTTGGACTATTTTTCTTGTTGCCAATGGATCAGATATGGCAATCACAAGAATTTTTGCTCTGTGAATTCCCAATTTATGCAAAATTTCTGGAGTTGTTCCATCACCATAATAAATAGGCTCTCCCTTCTTTTTCATTTTTCTTACGGTATCAGGATTAAGTTCTAAAATAACATAAGGTATATTGCTTTCTTTTAGAACTCTTGCAAGATTCCTTCCATTTAAACCAAAACCTATAATTATCACATGATTTGATTTTTTTACAACAATTTCTGTTTCTTTTATTTTTCTTGTCTTTTCAAGTGTTTTGAATGGTTCTTTATGTATTAAATAACTGATCACAGATGGAGAATATCTTATTATCAGAGGAGTAAGTAACATTGTTATTACAGAGGCAGCAATAAAACTTTGATAATCATTTTCATTTAATAATCCCATTGTCTTTCCTGTAAATGCAAGGATAAAGGAGAATTCTCCAATTTGAGAAAGTGTTAAAGCAGAAGTTAAGCATATCTTAAGAGAATTGAGGAAAAAGTAAATGATAAGAGCAATGATTAAAGCTTTAGAAAACAAAATCCCTCCAACGAGAAACTCTACATTTGCAATATTATTTGTAATATAATTGATATTTAAAAGCATTCCAACAGAGATAAAGAATATACCTGAAAAAGTTTCCTTAAAAGGTAAAATGTCAGAGACAGCCTGAGCTGAATATTCAGACTCTGAAATAACCACACCTGCTAAAAAAGCTCCAAGTGCAAGTGAAACTCCTAATTTTGATGTAAAGAAAGCTGTTCCAAGACAGATTGAAATAATCACAATTATAAAAAGTTCTCTGATTCTTGTTTTTACAACTTCATGAAGAATAAAGGGAACAGCTATTCTTGAAAAAAGGAAAATAACAGCGAGTATAATAAAAGCCTTTAAGATAACCCAGAGAAACATATAAAAACTTCCACCTTCAGCGGAAAGCATCTGCGTAAAGAGCATAAGAGGAACTACACAAAGATCCTGAAAAAGAAGAATTCCAAGAGATATTTTTCCATGTGGGGAATTCAGTTCTCCCCTATCAGAAAGAAGTTTCATAACAATAGCAGTGCTGCTTAAAGCGACAATAAAACCATAAAAAATGGATAAATTTAATGCTGTATTCAAAGCAATTTGACTTATAAGACTTATAACAATTATTGTAAGCAAAACTTGAAGACTTCCATATAAAAAGACCTCTTTTTTTAACGAAAATAATCTTGGAATAGAAAACTCCACACCAATGGTAAACATCAAAAGAATCACACCAATTTCAGCAATTAACTCAACCTGTTGTGGCTCTTTTATAAGCGCCATTCCATGTGGACCTATTATTGTGCCTGCAATAAGAAAACCTACAATTGCCGGAATTTTAAATTTTCCAAGAACATAAATAATTAAACCAGAGATGCCAAAAATGATAAGTATTGCCTGTAAAAATTCATAAATCATTTTTATATTATGCTCAATTTTTTAAAGACTTTCAAATTGTTAAGTTTGAAAATTACACATTCTTGCCTGTTATAATAAAAACATGAAGGGTAGGGCAGTTTATATTAAAACATTTGGATGTCAGATGAATGAACATGATACTGAAAGAATGCTTGGAATT from Thermodesulfovibrio sp. 3907-1M harbors:
- a CDS encoding cytochrome b/b6 domain-containing protein produces the protein MKKIYLHPLPVRIWHWINAIGFIILILTGAQIRFVDSMGLMSFETAVQIHSWLGFILLANYFIWLLYYLFSGKLFKIYIPPFWKPLEFIKNSIRQAKYYGYGIMVGDKNPHHPTPENKFNPMQQISYLMIMVVLIPVQILTGLILWDPQLFGFLAGIIGGIQIATLIHTGLWIFFSAFIIVHFYLATLGHTPMAHIKAMFTGYEEEHEEH
- a CDS encoding cytochrome c3 family protein, translating into MKSKKGLMVLTAVVFLFAISFVYAQPQDVYDLKIEGGKFPPVNFSHAKHSTDYKVDCKVCHHKEADPKVKAQKCTDCHDPAEVKNGAPKAMDAYHKNCIECHKKEVEAGKTAPTKCNECHKRG
- a CDS encoding cation:proton antiporter, with the translated sequence MIYEFLQAILIIFGISGLIIYVLGKFKIPAIVGFLIAGTIIGPHGMALIKEPQQVELIAEIGVILLMFTIGVEFSIPRLFSLKKEVFLYGSLQVLLTIIVISLISQIALNTALNLSIFYGFIVALSSTAIVMKLLSDRGELNSPHGKISLGILLFQDLCVVPLMLFTQMLSAEGGSFYMFLWVILKAFIILAVIFLFSRIAVPFILHEVVKTRIRELFIIVIISICLGTAFFTSKLGVSLALGAFLAGVVISESEYSAQAVSDILPFKETFSGIFFISVGMLLNINYITNNIANVEFLVGGILFSKALIIALIIYFFLNSLKICLTSALTLSQIGEFSFILAFTGKTMGLLNENDYQSFIAASVITMLLTPLIIRYSPSVISYLIHKEPFKTLEKTRKIKETEIVVKKSNHVIIIGFGLNGRNLARVLKESNIPYVILELNPDTVRKMKKKGEPIYYGDGTTPEILHKLGIHRAKILVIAISDPLATRKIVQIAKTLNQKIHIIVRTRFITEIEELKKLGADEVIPEEFETSLEIFARVLHRFGVPRNQILQMIEKIRAEGYEILRLNDIPKTRAAIECVIFEGLDMDSFLIEKDSWLVGHSLKSLNIRHRAKVTVIAIQRGEETILNPSADFILKEGDIIIYIGNKKQLVDALNFFQKRD